Below is a genomic region from Thermodesulfovibrionales bacterium.
GGCCTTCACTTCTTTACCCGTTTGCGCAAGCGGTTGGAGAAACTGCTGCCCCGAGGCGAAGGGAGGCCAAAAGAATAATAAAATCGCCGAGACCAGGCAGACGCTCAAAATACGGCGAACGACAAGAGATCCGCCGATCTCCTTTCTCGGGGTGCAGCAGGTGTTTTTCATCTCATGATGGATCATATCCTTCTGATCATCCTCGGCAGCTTCTCATAATGAGAGGATATCACAACTTTCTGTGCTGCGCATCCTTCTCTCCCAGGGTGCCGTATCCGGCTTATTGCCTTTTGCCGGGAGTCGAAACATCGAGGACACAAGACCGCGCACCATAGAGGCAAGCCCGCCCGGAAAGGACTCGCCACGAACTACGGGTCCTCACCTTTTCCGGTTTCATCCCGAATATCCTGATCAGTGCGCTCATTCCGGTAGATGATCTCCAGTGAAACGAGACGGGCAAGGAGCGCAGCAGGAAAGAGCAGGCCGGTTAGGGCCTCAAGTATCGCCAGCATACGGGCTGCAGGATGGACAGGGACGATATCGCCGTACCCGAGTGTTGCCATGGTGACATAGCTGAAGTACGTCAGCGACGACTGGTGCTCAGGCTCGCCTGGCGGCGCTGTCATGGACGGAGGGAAGGAAAAGGCCCCGGGGATGAAAAGGGCGATCAGTTCATACATAAACGTCCATGTAACACCAATGAGCAGGTAGGCCGCAATGGCACCCCAAATCCGGTGGCCCGTTACCGGGCCATCACGGAAGACCTGTTTCAGCAGCACGCTGATCAGCAGGAAAAAAAAGACCGCCGTGGAGATGTACGAACAACCTAAGATGAGCCGGCTCTCGATGAAGTAACGCAACACACCGAAGATCAACGCGACAGT
It encodes:
- a CDS encoding ion channel, whose protein sequence is MGASGKGLKRFTEFWWRDRGFSALLLLLILVFFLSPFLDTWLAKIFLSIFLVLLLISGTAYTTTRRFPRLVSLVVATVALIFGVLRYFIESRLILGCSYISTAVFFFLLISVLLKQVFRDGPVTGHRIWGAIAAYLLIGVTWTFMYELIALFIPGAFSFPPSMTAPPGEPEHQSSLTYFSYVTMATLGYGDIVPVHPAARMLAILEALTGLLFPAALLARLVSLEIIYRNERTDQDIRDETGKGEDP